In the Topomyia yanbarensis strain Yona2022 chromosome 3, ASM3024719v1, whole genome shotgun sequence genome, one interval contains:
- the LOC131691201 gene encoding 37 kDa salivary gland allergen Aed a 2-like, which translates to MAAGHLALIGLLLALASAPVWSAAVPCESDSGTGNDNSVTEWQPRTPEQTLYAYVRCLNDSSASVEMKIRWVRWQPDNSPESQCYVKCVSEELRLFDTEEQRFRPERFVQQADAFYKADPAKLQALKVDAEPMLTGKLEEVSCQSVFEKYAKFYATHTDTILRMFHGHYQDIGHTYQRLGDQVKQIGQTFVEYCEKRYGSRWTEDSSCPSAALLDCILRGFRWITETNELNINEVRRDYGSAGYNDEADLCESSTANARAFYLCLRDKGAEKLDKVIKERNQRTAFYFDVASQEEPWKSAVEFANNLV; encoded by the exons ATGGCTGCCGGGCACTTAGCACTGATCGGTTTGCTGTTGGCGCTAGCATCCGCTCCAGTCTGGAGTGCCGCTGTACCGTGCGAGTCCGATTCTGGAACCGGGAATGATAACAGTGTCACCGAATGGCAACCTCGAACCCCGGAACAGACCCTGTACGCGTACGTTCGCTGCCTGAACGATTCTTCGGCCAGTGTCGAAATGAAGATCCGTTGGGTACGGTGGCAGCCGGACAATTCTCCGGAGAGTCAGTGCTACGTCAAGTGTGTCAGTGAGGAGCTCCGCTTGTTCGATACCGAGGAGCAGCGGTTCCGTCCGGAAAGGTTCGTGCAGCAGGCGGATGCTTTCTACAAGGCGGATCCAGCTAAGCTGCAAGCGCTGAAAGTGGATGCTGAGCCGATGCTGACAGGAAAGCTGGAAGAGGTTTCGTGTCAATCGGTGTTTGAAAAGTACGCGAAATTTTATGCCACCCACACTGATACGATCCTTCGGATGTTCCATGGCCATTATCAGGATATTGGGCACACATATCAGCGGCTTGGGGATCAAGTGAAACAAATTGGACAAACTTTTGTGGAATACTGTGAAAAGCGGTATGGAAGTCGTTGGACTGAGGACAGCAGTTGTCCTTCAGCTGCTTTGCTGGATTGCATTTTGCGAGGATTCCGTTGGATTACCGAAACAAATGAATTGAAT ATCAACGAAGTTCGACGTGACTATGGCTCTGCTGGCTACAATGACGAAGCAGATTTGTGTGAATCATCGACGGCGAATGCTCGTGCATTCTATCTCTGTTTGCGAGATAAAGGTGCCGAGAAGCTGGACAAAGTGATTA